The window TACATCATTTCGTTATTCTTTAACCTCAGAATCAAAAcagtataaaacaaaaacttcagGTATCAATGTGGGTAACTTGAACTGGACAAGTGATTTCACTATTCTATGACTGTTAAGCACTCACTCAGCACAGAATTCTGATATCCATTATATATCAGTGAAGTTCTTTGGTTAGagtaaacagaaaggaaaaaggggTTTACTGGAGAACTGCTGGGGCAGCTCACAGACGTGACGGCGCACTGCAGGGGTGAAGGGCAGCTCGGAGAACCTCAGAGTTGGGCCTGAGGTCTTGATGTCCTTAGGATTCTTTGTTTCCTAGGCTATTTTGTGTAGCAGGGCCCATGTTCTGCAAGAAGAAAACGAACTTTCCTCACCAGTTCCACTTAGGAAAATTCTGGAAAGGAGTGTGATTGGCGCAGCCTGGCCCACCTTCATCACTAGTTTACTCACTACTGGCAAATAATTACTAGTTAGACATTACTAATTCATCACTACTACTACTAAGACAGGGACTCCTACTTGGTCTGCCCTGGAGTTTGGATATTGTGATGAGCAGTTTTCCCTGTTCTGAGAAGAGGTACGGAAAGTGGTGCCTGGGTCCTGAGACACTGGATGCCCACGACCATGTAGGAAACATTACTGAGAGATCAGTGACCTCAAAGTAATTGGTTACAGTCAGCGGGCTTTCTTACATTTCCCTTGATACACATTTCCATCGAACCTATCTCCTACAAAGCTACCCTCTTTGGGCCACATGTATATtatacatactattttttttaatacttgaaaGTTGTTTGGAAGGACCTTTAGTGCTCTCAACACAAGAAAAGGTcactgtgaggtgatggatgtgttaactcACCTTATTGTGGTCATCACTCCACAGTATGTATGCATATCAAATTGACacgttgtacaccttaaacttacacagggTACTTACTCTCTTgattatgtctcaataaagctTGGAACAATAAAATTACAAccgtttaaaaaaaagaaacaccagatTTTACAGTTGGTTTCATATCTGAAATTTCCGCTGATAATGTGTCGTTGAGACATTAAATGGCAGCGTGATCTTCGTTCATCGtttttctctgcttcctctcttagGGTGTCTGGGAATGTTGACAAGGATAAGCTGCCCATTTCCTGATGGTGCCGCGCACATGGTGACCCGCTGTGCGTGATGGCCTCCGAGGCCGAGAAGGCCCAGGCTTTGCTCCAGTCCTGCAGTACCGCCTCCCTTCTCGCCAGCCTTGGCCTGGGGCTTTTCTGCCTGGTGGCTGACAGGGTCCTCCTGCAGCTCCCCATGATTCAGCAGCATGCCTGGTTGCGCGCCCTCTCCGACAACGCGGTACACAGCGTGATCGGCATGTGGTCCTGGGCCATAGTCATGGGTGTCAAGAAGAAGACTGACCTGAGAGAAGTCTTCTTAGCTGGATTTTTAGCCTCTGTTATTGATGTAGACCACTTTCTTCTAGCTAGATCCCTGTCTTTACAGGTAAGAAGCGTCTCTGTGTAAGGTTTGGGGTCTTTAATTGTGTCAGCACCATTATATTGAACTTCACAGCATCGTTTTGGTTAGAGCTGGAGATTAGCCTTAGTCTACATAATAAGAAAgcccagcctgagcaggcggtggtgcagtgggtagagtgttggactaggacacggaggacccaggtttgaaaccctgaggttgccagcttaagtgtgggctcatccggcttgagcaccggctcaccagcttgagtgtggggtcatagacatgagaccatggtcgctggcttgagcccaacagttgctggcttgaagttgaaggtccctggcttgagcaaggggtcacttgctctgctgtagcccctggatcaaggcacatatgagaaaacaatcaatgaacaactaaggtgctgcaacaaagaattgatctttctcatctctctcccttcctgtctgtctgtcctctctgtctctgtctctctcgctaaaaaagaaaaagaaagcccaaTCATCCAACTTTTTTGAGTACAGCAGATTACAACACACACGAGTAGCGGGGTCACTCTCAGGACTGCCCTGTGCTTTCTGTCAGGGTTCTTTCTTCAGGGCTATACTTCCATTTCCTCCAGAGTCTTCATGTTTTATGGTTAGCATGTAGCCCCTGCGTGACCCGTAACTGTTGAATGGCTTCAAGATGATCCCAGTCCTGGGGAATGACTTGAACAGATTCATACCCAGGTGTCTCTTAGAGTGAAAGATGTTCATTTCATTGGGCTGAGTAGGACACAGTCCCTGCTAGAGAAACTGAGGAATTTCATTGAGGCATCAGGGATTTAATTATACAATGACTGTTAGCCTTGCAAATGAACTAAACTTCAAATGGCAGTGCAGATAATATTTTCCGAGTGTCAGCAGAGTGCCTACCTTTTACATGTTTATGATGTGCAAACACTTCAAGGAAAGAAATATAATCTCGTAGAACGAGGACTTTGCTTCATTCCTCGCTggcctagtacagtgcctggctcacCAAGTCACATGTTCAGCAgatgtctgttgaatgaatgagaaatgATTGCTTCTTCTTCCTATTGTGTGCCAAGTAGTATAGCAGGTGTTTGCCAAAGGATGTCTTACTTGTGTCGACACTTACCCAGCGTGGAATCAGTAGTTTCTGATTAAAGacatattttaactttttgcTGTAAGTGGAGGCAGCACAGGATTGCAATCAGaagacctgagtttgaatcctagtGAGTACTGCTAGCTTTTCCTCtctcagtctcagtttcctcatctgtaaaatgtggatgGTAATGTTAATTGCCTGAGAGGGCTGTTGTGAGGGTGAAATGAGCATGTTAAATAACACACCTTAACAAATAGTTAACAATACATGTTAGATGGGGATAAGCTGTGTAGCAGGATGAAAAGTGTGGTTCCTAAATGTATAAGCTAGACTTACctattttattgtaaattttaaagCTGTTGGGGCTATAGGAGCTGCAGTGTTAAGAGTAGAAGCTGCAGTGTCAGGCAGACCCAGTatgagtcctggctctgccactgtaTTGTACAACCTGGGGAAGTCACTTAGCCTAAGTCTCGGTTTCCTCTTTGCAAAACAACCCCTGACTCATGGGtttgttataagaattaaatgagcttgaccaagcggtggcacagtggatatagcatcgtcctgggacactgaggacccaggttctaaaccctaaggttgctggcttgagcacgggctcatccggcttgagtgcggggttgccagcttgtgcatgggatcatcgacatgattcctaaggtcgctggcttgagcaaggggtcactggcttggcttgagctccctgatcaaggcttgtatgagaaaataatccatgaacaactaagtgaagcaactacaaattgatgcttctcatttgtctcccctctctctttctttcccacttcCTATCTCTCTGAGTCTGGATGTTGCTCTATAAAGAcctttaataaaatctttttaaaattaaaaaaaaagcatctatAAACTTTTGTTTGCCAAGAAAGGAAATGATACAAGtattgctgccccccccccccccaggctgcttTGACTCTTCCACGAAGACCATTCCTTCACTGTTCTACTGTGATACCCGTAGTGGTTCTGACCCTGAAGGCTGCTATGCATCTCTTCAAGCTCAAAGACTCCTGGTGCTTTCTTCCCTGGATGGTGTTTATATCCTGGACCTCACACCACATCCGAGATGGCATCCGTCATGGCTTGTGGATGTGCCCATTTGGGAAAACTGCTCCCTTGCCATTCTGGCTCTATGTAACAATCACATCATCTTTACCTCACGCCTGTTCATTGCTTATGTACTTAACGGGGACCGGACAAGTAATGTCTTCAAAACATGGGATTCATATCGATGTCTGAGTAACCAGGTAGCAGCCTTAGAGAGGCAAACGTTTTGGACAATGATAATTAAAGGTAGCCAACATTAAAGTGAATTTTAGAAAACGTATTAGGTACTTATATTAATATTGTAATTCCTGAGTCCTCTAGCTCAGGAGGCatgtatcaatttttaaaaatgacatatttGTTGTAATTCTGCTTCTCTCTATATAACTAACACTCTAGTGCAGTATTAAAGTACCATTTATgccatgatatatttttattgtttctccaGTTTATCTGGCTTTAATAGCTCTATTAGATTAATATCCACTTAAGTTTTTTGGAAGTATAGTTTTAAGGTAGTCCATTTCCTAATGAAAAACAGTTCAAATTTTAGGGTGACTAGTTTGTGGAAAGTTAGCATTATATTCAGATCCTTGTTTTCCTGAGATATTGAAATAAACGGCTAAAGTAAATGCAATCACAAATGAGATATATAATGAACGCTAACATTTCTTTCCTGTCATAGAGGTTGATCTGGACTGAAGTTTCATATGCCAAGTGCTTTAGTGGGTGGTGGTTACTGAGAGAGTCAGCTTCCGGGCACTTGTGAGAAATTATCACAATATTCATAAAAGACAGTAACTGATATTAGATCTAAGTTATTGTTTCAGAAACCACTTGAAGAAATTATTGTAATATGTTAGCCATGTAACATCTtcctgaaatattatttttttcaggatCTTTGCCCAAAAATTCCCATGGATTAGGGTTTTAactgtttttgaaaaacataaatgaatttaacaaaatatttgtcaaaacttaACATGCTCAAAATACTGATGTTTGGCTCATCACCATAGAACTtgaattcacacacacaaaaggacttAGCAGTATGTATTATCATTTTGAATGTGAGCTTTTGAATGTTTCGTTAAAATTGGTTTAGTTGTTGTCAATTTGTTTATATACACTTCTAAAATATTATACTATTACAgttatatcattaaaaaaaaacccttcctgGTACTGAGAGACAAAACACTTTTTTCAAAATGaagttgttttagaaaattttcttttttcttttttttcctcttaggttgatcttctattaaaaaatgattagctttgccctggccggttggctcagtggtagagtgtcggcctggcgtgcgggggacccaggttcgattcccggccagggcacataggagaagctcccatttgcttctccaccccccccttcctctctgtctctctcttcccctcccgcagccaaggctccattggagcaaagatggcccaggcgctggggatggcttcttggccactgccccaggcagagcgacgccccagaggggcaaagcatcaccctctggtgggcagagcgtcgccccatggtgggcgtgccgggtggatcccggtcgggcgcatgccagagtctgtctgactgtctctccccatttccagcttcagaaaaaaaaaaaaaaaatgattagctttgcctgaccaggtggtggcacagtggatagagagtcggactgggatgtggaaagacccaggttagagaccctgaggttgccagcttgagcacgggctcatctggtttgagcaaaaagctcaccagcatggacccaaggtcgctggctcgagcaaggggttactcggtctgctatagccccactgtcaaggcacatatgagaaagcaatcaatgaacaactaaggtgttgcaaagaaaaactgttgatgcttctcatctctctctgttactgtctgtctgtccctatctatccctctctctctgtccctgtaaaaataaataaataatacaaataaaaattaaaaaatgattagcATTTATTAGAGAAGGAATTTAGTTGCTGTAAATGTTACCTTTGCCCAGTTTAATATTATTCTGATATAAAAGCCAGTGCCCCAAAGACACCTGCTTTTGTTTTGTAGCATATATGCCATCTGCTGTAGTTGTCTTTTCTTACACATTTGTGGTTTTTAAGGCTACTCATTGTGTGCCTTACTCTCAGAGAGCTGGTACAATGCCTTACTTATCCCAAGCAGGTTTTTCTTATGAAATTAAACAGTTCCATAAACTGTTATCAAGGGTCAAggtcttgagtttctttttgttgttaaccAGTTGGTTGCAATCTATTAGATCTTTCAGTCCATTACTGTCATTTGAGAGCAATTATTTTGTCAGTTTGGTTTGTTTAATAGtaaatattagcctgacctgtggtggcacaatgggtagagcattgacttggaacactgaggttgcaggttcaaaaccccgggcttgccaagGTCGAGGCCTATaaaagaagcaacaactatgagcaGATATCAGAATTACCcggaagtcttaaaaaaaagggtTGCTCAAGACCCATCCCCAGAGTTTCGACATAGCAGAATTTGTGTTTGCATCAAGTTGCCAGTTGCTGTCGATGGTGCTGTTCTGGAATCACACTTCAGGAACCACTACTCCAGACCCATCCAGCTTCTTAACTtcattctcctctcctccccctctttccctcttcactGAGCCAGCTCTTTGCCTTTCTGTGGCTTAAACTCAGGTAAGTCTTTTACAGCTTAATCTTGGATGAAAGAGGCATCACCAAATTGGCTGCAGAAAATATAGCCCTCCGGAGGTCCGGAGCTACTCCCAAGAGGCAGCTGAGTAAGTGAGACCTTCCTCAGCACAAGGGGGCAGGAGACTGGTTCCCTGCGATGGGCAGGAGAATGGCCTCCACGGAAGCGAAGTCGCAGGTCCATTGATCTGTTGCAGGAAATGCAGAGCTGGGATGGAAATCCCCCAGCACAAACGAGGCGATGGAGGGAGAAATGACAGGCCTCCTGGAGCCGGGGACCCTCATTAGTAATACCTGCCCTGGGAGCCAGTGTGCTCTGACAAAGAGAATGCTGCCTGTCGCTCATGTTTCAGGCTCCTGGCCGGCGGGCTCTCCCCCTGACTCAGGCCCAACCAGCTGTGCCCCCAGCTGGAGGACACCTGAGTCCATTCTCAGTGGTGACAAACCTGGGCTCTCAGGATGAAAGAGATCCTCTCCTCTTGGGATTTTTCTCCTTACGACCAATGACACAAGGGACACCAAGTTCACAAGAGCCATGATTCACAGAACTACTTTGAACTACACTGGGTTGAAAGTTGAAAGCAGTTGCGTTTCTTTTCCTGCTGCAGTGCGTGTTGCTTTGTGCTGTCTCCTAGATGTCATTACACACAGTCGGGAGGGGCAGACACATGAGTCCGTGGGAATTTTCTAGTGGGCAAGCGCACCCAGCAAAATATGTCTGTCATGTGATGTGTCCCCGATGTGCTGACTGTGGACTGTATGCTGCCCGTCAATGGATAACATTGCTCTAGGTGCCGATCAGTGTCCGCTTGCTTTCCCATGGTTTCTCCTCTAGACTCAAATCATGAAGCTATAGCCCCTAAGGAATTTCTTTTCCTAATTATCAATTTCCTCACCTCATTGTGTGACTCACCAGACACAAACCTGTACTATCACAGGACCTCAGAGAAACCTAAGTATTATTTTGCCTTGATACAGGATAGCTTGTATGTAAACCATTCCACGTTGATGAACATTCTTCCTCTTAGGATTGCCCGAGAAGAACTGTTAGCCCCTTCTCCTCGCTAACGGTCACTGTGTACTTAATGTCTGTTTCGTGTGACAATAGACATGCTGAATTTAATTCTAATGAAATCTGTACATGTGGTAAGAAATGGGTTTTGATTTAGTTTTGTTCCAAATTTATGGGTATTATTTTGTTACTAGTTTACTTGTTGCCTCTCAGTTACAtcaagaaatacttatttttaattattgcaaATTATTATAAGTATTGTAATTGTTATGTTAtagaaataaacctttatttaaatgtaagcctCAAAACATAGTCTAATTAAAATGTAAGATAAAACAGCAGTGAATTGTTTTGATTCTCAGTTTGACAGATTTAAGAAAGGTGGGTAACATTCGGTGTTGGCAGAAAGTGTGAGCGAGTGGGCATTTTTGGTGTGGAACAACACATTCACACTGTCTTGCCAGAGAGGATttggtaacatttattttaaagtacaagTAGGCcaaggccggttggctcagcagtagagcatcagccctgtatGTGGAAGtgctaggtttgattcctggtcagggcacacaggagaagtgcccatctgcttctccacccctccccctctccttcctctctatctctctcttctcctcctgcagccaaagctccattggagcaaagttggcccgggtgctgaggatggctctgtggcctccgcctcaggtgttagaatggctcgggttgcaacagagcaatggcccagatgggcagagcatcgtcccctggtgggcatgccaggttggatcctggtcgggcacatgcgggagtctgtctgactgcctccctacttctaacttcagaaaaatacaataaataaataacaagtaatttTACCCAGAAATTCCACATTTCAATTCTGGGAATTTATTCTAAAGAACTAAAAAGGTACAAAATACAAAGGATAGAGATTCTTGTGGGttgcttaaaatgaaaaaaaaaaaagcacctaaatatatttaACCAGAGAATTAGCACCCTAAATTATTGTACCAAGAAGAAAGACTAATGGATGAAGTAGAACCATGTAAGAATATGCAAAATTATctgtatgaaatatttaaaaagtgaaaaccaGTCATGGAACAATATGGTTCCatttttgtaaaatgggaatttccatttttctatCCTAACTGCGCTTTTCAGGCTGTGGAGCAGGTCTTGTCCAGCATGAGGACCTGACGCTCACAGTCCCCTAAGGCCCATACCTGGACTCCGGTGCTGATCATCCCAGTGGGTCAGCAAGCTGTTGACATGCTTCTTTGTTTCCACGTTGGATTCACCACCTCAACTAGACCCACAGGACTTTgactattaactttatttttccagACTCTAGGAATAATCCTAGACACGCATTAGATCCAGCTCTGAGCTAGGAGGCTCCACTGATCTGAGTACTACAAGGATTAATCACTCTCAGTTACTTTGCACGTGGTATAAATCTGAGGCATCTACACTCGTGTCCCCAGGCACATGTTGTCTTCCCAGGAATGATAATAATGAAAGGGTTTCTGAAGCATTTTACCCTTTTGATTGGCCTCACAGGGACTTGTTGGGTTTACATACCCAGCAGCACTAATTACTGTCCCTCGAGGTGTAGGCAGCCGTCCAATCCCATCCGCCTCATAGTTACCTGAACACATACTCCAGTCTTCCTTAGACTCCTGTGTGTTTTCAGAGAAAGCACCCATCTGAATTCTCACACCCTTACTCATTCAATGTTGATTTGACTTAATTAGAGCACCACCCACGTTCCCAGGTCAGTGGTTCCATCTAATCACATAGAGTGGAAGCAGGGGAGAAAGTCTTCCCTAAATATGCGGGTGATGATAAATGTGGGATAGTGTCACGTAACAGAGGGCAGGCTGTGTAATGTATTTGAATGTCAGTGGTCATAGCTTGCTACTCTCGGCAACTTTGCACAATCGCAGGGTGTGGCCTGCCCTCTGTTACGTGACACTATCCCACATTTATCATCACCCGCATATTTAGGGAAGACTTTCTCCCCTGCTTCCACTCTATGTGATTAGATGGAACCACTGACCTGGGAACGTGGGTGGTGCTCTAATTAAGTCAAATCAACATTGAATGAGTCTCCAAGTATTCGGGAGAAACCTGCTATAAGGACCACATTGTAAGCTGGGAGGCCTCGCTCTTCTTGGAGAGCCATGTGTAAATACtactcttccctcttccttgACCTCCAGGGCTGTGAGCCCAGTCAGTAACAATAGCCTCTCAGTGTTGGGCCTGGGTTTTTGGCCAGCGGAGATGCTGATGTTTGTCTGGACTCTGAACGGATTGGCACAGGGCTGCTTTTGGTCAATCTGGCCTCACAAAGAGTGGCATTCTCCAGGGCCAACCCTGGGAAGGGCTCCTGGGAGGGTGTGAGACCCAGAGCAAATTGCTCTGCAAGCTGCATGCTCCTATCTTGGGAGTATCAATCCAAGTGAAATGCGATTAAAATCGCCTCAGGGAATCTTTGAAAGGCTAAAATTAGTACAAAAGAGTGAGAAGAAAGTATGGGAGAGGGGCAGCTGTTTGGCCCACTTAGATGTtataccgtgtgtgtgtgtgtgtgtgtgtgtgtgtgtgtgtgtgtgtgtcctgtatTACCATACATTTACTATAACAAGGTACCATAAactcagtggtttaaaacaagAGAAGTGTGTTATCTTACagtttttatgtttgaaattcaacAGGTCTCACTAAGTTGAACTCAGGCAGCAGCAGGGTGGCTCCTTGCCTCTTTTAGCTTCTAGATGCCATCAGCATTCCTGGGCTGGTGGACCCCTCCTCCggtcttcaaagccagcagtggTCAGGtcaattttcttttcacattGCATCTCTCTGATCCTCCTTCCATAGTCTGCCCACAGCTAGGGAAGGTGCTCTGATTTAAGGACCTGTGGGATTATCTTGGGCTGGCCTGGACAACCCAGGATAAACTCCTCATGTCCAGGTTCctaatcacatctacaaagcCTCTTTTGTTACGTAAAGTAACATTCACAGGTTTCAGAGATTAGGATGTGGAGATCTTCAGGGGCCATTATTCtgtttctccttatttttttgtattttttttttttttgtatttttccgaagctggaaatggggaggcagtcagacagactcccacatgcgcctgaccgggatccacccggcatgcccaccagggggcgatgctccgctcatcttggggcgtcgctctgctgcaaccagagccattctagcacctgaggcagaggccatggagccatcctcagcacccgggccatccttgctctagtggagccttggctgcaggaggggaagagagagacagagaggaaggagagggggaggggtggagaagcagatgggtgcttctctggtatgccctggctgggaatcgaacccaggactcctgcatgccaggccaacgctttaccactgagccaactggccagggcctgtttctccttatttttaattttgttttgttggtggtggttttgtttatttaagaTGAGCTGGcaggcccccaccccccaacccccctatTCTCCCACCCCCCATATCCGAGACTGCTCTCTAGAATCCTGAGCACTGGACCAGAATCTAGCCCAGGGGtctttggacaagtcacttctcCTTTCTGAGGTGATGAGGAATGGGTCAGGTGCTTTCCAAGACCCCTCCCCACTCTAACTTTCTGTAATCCACAGCTTGTGTCCCAGGAATGGTGGGTCCCTCGAATCCTGGGGAAATGACCTCCAATTTACCTTGCCTGAGTTAAGTTTAATCGTGGAATGATAATGTCCTTCTTCCTCACTTAGCATGGATGCTTATGGTGGTATTTCCCTTCTATTTTCTTCATGCAGAATTAGTGAATCTTTATACAAACCCTTTCTCTAATCtccatagaaaaaaatgaagatttaaatTCATTAGAAAAAGTCTTGGCCAGGGAAACATTCCTAGTTCCTTCGGGTGAAGATGAAGGCAGTACTTGATGCTGTCACGGAGCGTGGGTGTGATCAGCCACTGAACAAATGGTGAATGGCTTCCTATGTCGCGGGCCTTGTAGTAAAGGTGAACGTTCTAAGGTGAGGAAGACCCAGTCCCTCAAAGGACTCCTAGACTGGTTCTGGGGCATTGCAGGACGCAGGACCCATGGTACAGCGTGGCAAGTGCTGCAATGGGGTGATCATGGGCCTTTGATGCCCCGCTGGGGAGAAGGGCAAAGCAGGAGGGCTGCagtggaggtgagggaggggaagaccccgcagaggggagggaggcactCGCAAATCCCTCATGGGACTGCAGGTAATCAGGCATTGCTGGAAGGGGGTGTTTGGGGCGGGACAGTGGTGAGGGCTGAAGGCAGCGAGCTGACACAACAGGGGCCTGGACACCCTTGGAAGCCACCTGTGAGCGACCTGGGAACCCATCCCGAGGGCACTGTGGCTGAACAGGCTAAGTGTATGCCTGGCACCAGCACGATGCAGTTAGCCTTTCTTTCTGGACGCTGTAACTGGGAGctgaacccaaggtcacacagccatgTGGCCTTCCATCGCCATCGAAGGATGGAGGCAGCAGCAACTAAAAGCCATGTACTCAGTGCCAGTGACGTTCGGATTTGGCAATTTACAGTCTGAGaataaaatactagaaagaaTATCGAAGTAAATCACACCTGCCTCTATCAAACCAGGGACAGGGTCCCTCTGCTCTTGGCTGTAGCCTTTTTGGATCAGTCTGGCTTCTTCATGGAGCGCGGGACCACCTGCAGCGCCTGGACCCGAATACGCCAGGGCTCGCCTCTGTGCACATGCTGTCCCCTCTGGGAGGCTCTTCCTTCCCCACCGACATGCCTGGGTAGCTCTTAACTCTCCTTCAAGACT is drawn from Saccopteryx leptura isolate mSacLep1 chromosome 1, mSacLep1_pri_phased_curated, whole genome shotgun sequence and contains these coding sequences:
- the TMEM267 gene encoding transmembrane protein 267, whose protein sequence is MASEAEKAQALLQSCSTASLLASLGLGLFCLVADRVLLQLPMIQQHAWLRALSDNAVHSVIGMWSWAIVMGVKKKTDLREVFLAGFLASVIDVDHFLLARSLSLQAALTLPRRPFLHCSTVIPVVVLTLKAAMHLFKLKDSWCFLPWMVFISWTSHHIRDGIRHGLWMCPFGKTAPLPFWLYVTITSSLPHACSLLMYLTGTGQVMSSKHGIHIDV